Below is a genomic region from Sulfitobacter sp. OXR-159.
TTTCAAAAGATCGCAGACCCCGCAGATATCGCACCAACGGCGGCGGTGGCCTTTACCATCAACCACATCGCGGCGGTGTTCCTGCCAGTCGGGCTCGGCCTGCTTTGGCTCGTCTCGCCTGCGGCGGTGTTCTTCCTTGCCGCAGGGATGGCGGCAGTGTCGCTGATGCTGTCACTGTTGATCCCGCGCCACCCGGCACCGGGGCATGAGACGATCTTTCAAACTGCTGTGCCGCAGGCCGCCGAATAGGCCGCGAAACCCAGCATGGCTTGACCCGACACGCGCGCGGCCCTAGGCGAAGCACAACCGCACCGCAGCAAAGGACCGCGCCATGCCCACTTTTACCGCCCTCACTACCCTCACGGGCCGCGACCCCGCCTATGCGTTGGGCGAAGCGATGGAGCGGCTAATCCCCGAGCCCACCGGCGTTGGCGTGTTTGAGGTCGAAGACGGCTCGGGCCTGTGGGAAGTCGGCGGTTATTTCGAAGAAGCACCCGATACGGCCGCGCTGGCGGTGCTGGCCAAGGCGATGGGCGCGAAGGATTTCACCGTCTCTGAACTGCCCGAAACCGACTGGGTCGCCCATGTGCGCCGCGAGCTGGCCCCCGTCGAGGCGGGCCGCTTTTTCGTCTACGGCAGCCATGATGCTGACAAGGTGCCCGAAGGCTGCGAGCCGCTGCTGATCGAAGCCGCCATGGCCTTTGGCACCGGGCACCACGGCACGACATTGGGCTGCCTGCGCGCGCTGGACCGTCTGGCTGGCGAGGGGTTCCATGGCAAGAAGGTTGTCGACATCGGCTGCGGCACTGCCGTGCTGGCCATGGCCGCCGCGCGCATCTGGCCCGAGCCGGTATTGGCCAGTGACATCGATGAGGTCGCGGTCGAAGTGGCGCAGGCCAATGTCGATGCGAACAATCTGTCGGGCCGCGTGACCTGTGTCGAGGCCGCAGGCTTTGATCATCCTCAATTGGCCGAAGCTGCTCCCTTTGATCTGGTCTTTGCCAATATCCTCAAAGGGCCGCTGGTCGCCTTGGCCCCGGATTTGGCCGGGGCGCTGCAACCGGCGGGCTATGCGATTCTCTCGGGCCTTCTGAACGAGCAGGCCGATGAGGTGATCGAGGTTTATGCACGATCTGGCATCAATCTGATGCACCGTGAGAGCATTGGTGACTGGACGACACTAACGTTGCAAAATAACGCATAATTTACGCCTCATTTTCGTTGCATTTGACCCTTTTGCCGCTTTGTTGCCACAATTTGCCTTTATTCAAATTGGCAGCAAACGGTGGGGGCCGGATTGCTACGGAGGCTGTGATGGCTGAAGGACACGCTCAATTCGCGAAACGGATCGAACTTCTGGGGCGCAAGCATCGGAAGATGGAACGGGGATATGTCACCCGCGTCGGGCGCGACGGGTTGATCTCCGTCTTGCCGAAACGTGCCCGTCGGGGTTTCCCGATGATGGGGTTTTTCCTGATCGTTCTGGTATTTTTCGGCTTCAAAGCCTTCACACTCGCCGCGATCGGCCCGGTGACCTATAACGAACGCCTGTCGCGGCTGGCCAATGGTTCAAACCTAGAGCAGATCGGCGCCAAAATGATGGCCATCGACCCGCTGACCAAGACAGTAGCCGGGCTGACCGGCCCGATCATGCGGTGATCTTAAGTCACTGATTCTTGACATAAAAAAGCCGCAGCGGATGCCTTCCGCTGCGGCTTTTTGTTCGGGTAGGTTTCGATACGGGCAGGGCGCAGGCTTAGCGAACAAAGTGGTTCTGTGCGACGAGGTCAATGTCACCCCGGATCAAGCCGATGTCCTGCAATTCAAGGTCGGTCAGGTCCGACAGCGCCTTGCGGGTCGCGCGGCTGTCTTGCCAATCTTCGACCGCCGCGAAGAACGCGCCGAAAAAACCAAAAATACGTGTGACGGCCGAGGTGGAGCCGTAAGCGGTGCGGGTGGTGTCGAAAGCTGCCATGGGGCCGTCCTTTGTTTGATCGTCGGTTGTGTCTGCAGGGGGGGAGGAAAGCGCGACCTGCAAAACGTGATTTTCGGCAATTATGCCTGAAAAGCGCCCCGCGCAATCCCTCAAAAACGACAGCGTGCCTTGCGTTTTGTGCATAGGTCGAAATGACGGCTAACCCACTATCTTTACGGGAAAATTTCCGGCTTCCTGATGTCGGTTTTGCAGCATGGAGAGGCGCAATCCGACACCGCGGTTCAAAAGCGACAGGATGCATGTCGTAAAGCGCCCGCCGCGCATCAGGGCTTTGCGATGTTCGCGTTTCGTGCTAGTGCACCAAAAAAGCAACAATTTTATCGAGGGCAGAGATGATACGGGTGATCGGCATAGATCCGGGGCTGCGCAATCTGGGCTGGGGCGTGATCGACGTGTCGGGCAGCCGAATCGCCCATGTGGCCAATGGCATCTGTCATTCCGAAGGCGACGACCTTGGCGCGCGGCTTTTGTCTTTGCACGGGCAGCTGACGCGCGTGCTGACCATGTGGCAGCCACAGGCGGCGGCGGTTGAACAGACTTTCGTGAACAAAGACGGGGCCGGGACCCTGAAGCTGGGTCAGGCGCGGGGCATCGCGATGCTGGTGCCCGCGCAGTTTGGTTTGACGGTGGGCGAATATGCCCCCAACAAGGTCAAGAAAACGGTGGTCGGCGTGGGCCACGCGGATAAGGGACAGGTGGCGCATATGGTGAAGATGCAGATGCCGGGGATCGAGATTGCAGGCCCGGATGCCGCCGATGCGCTGGCCATCGCGATCTGTCACGCGCATCACGGCGGGGCCAGCACCCTCGCGCAAGCGGTGGCGAGGGCGAGCGCATGATCGGCAAACTCTCGGGCCGCATTGACTACCGTGCCGCCGACCATGTGCTGATCGACGTGCGCGGTGTGGGGTACCTTGTCTATGTCTCTGACCGGACCATGGCCGCGCTGCCCGGTGTGGGCGAAGTCGTGGCGCTTTATACCGATCTGGTGGTGCGCGAAGACCTGATGCAACTCTTTGGCTTTCAAACGCTGGTGGAAAAGGAATGGCACCGGTTGCTGACCTCGGTTCAGGGGGTCGGGGCAAAGGCGTCG
It encodes:
- a CDS encoding 50S ribosomal protein L11 methyltransferase, with translation MPTFTALTTLTGRDPAYALGEAMERLIPEPTGVGVFEVEDGSGLWEVGGYFEEAPDTAALAVLAKAMGAKDFTVSELPETDWVAHVRRELAPVEAGRFFVYGSHDADKVPEGCEPLLIEAAMAFGTGHHGTTLGCLRALDRLAGEGFHGKKVVDIGCGTAVLAMAAARIWPEPVLASDIDEVAVEVAQANVDANNLSGRVTCVEAAGFDHPQLAEAAPFDLVFANILKGPLVALAPDLAGALQPAGYAILSGLLNEQADEVIEVYARSGINLMHRESIGDWTTLTLQNNA
- a CDS encoding DUF1127 domain-containing protein translates to MAAFDTTRTAYGSTSAVTRIFGFFGAFFAAVEDWQDSRATRKALSDLTDLELQDIGLIRGDIDLVAQNHFVR
- the ruvC gene encoding crossover junction endodeoxyribonuclease RuvC, producing the protein MIRVIGIDPGLRNLGWGVIDVSGSRIAHVANGICHSEGDDLGARLLSLHGQLTRVLTMWQPQAAAVEQTFVNKDGAGTLKLGQARGIAMLVPAQFGLTVGEYAPNKVKKTVVGVGHADKGQVAHMVKMQMPGIEIAGPDAADALAIAICHAHHGGASTLAQAVARASA